A window from Kovacikia minuta CCNUW1 encodes these proteins:
- a CDS encoding ADP-ribosylglycohydrolase family protein yields MRYSLLSRFQGALLGAALGDRLGFEFQKQPSHLNYGKTAIDYAEALIHWGGQNGLGLGQTNHQFSAPEKQSQSPLNQAQLMMAAEWAIATLPIALFFHDDEIKLQQTLQTLVNGQGYGGLQGGVLTSGFAIAQALQERLKPLDLIPRTIAYLQRESTPTDSDSDLITKLQQGQSLLQEGRDLHTALRVLLPTNQSRTGNRAISLALFCFLSTPEDMRLTLLRAVRCGSESRMVCALTGALAGAYNSAGGIPVEWSLSLSKPSQILDWQISGPEICYLSERLLAAWSGVYDPTISSLSHSAIAAPGIIRPR; encoded by the coding sequence ATGCGCTACTCGTTATTGAGTCGGTTTCAAGGAGCACTCTTGGGAGCAGCGCTAGGAGACAGGTTGGGGTTCGAGTTTCAGAAGCAACCATCCCACCTTAACTACGGGAAAACTGCGATCGATTATGCGGAGGCATTAATCCACTGGGGAGGGCAGAATGGGCTGGGATTGGGGCAAACAAACCATCAGTTTTCTGCCCCTGAGAAACAAAGCCAATCTCCTCTGAATCAAGCTCAACTGATGATGGCGGCAGAATGGGCGATCGCAACCTTGCCCATTGCTTTATTTTTCCATGACGATGAAATAAAACTACAGCAGACGCTGCAAACGCTGGTTAATGGGCAGGGCTATGGTGGGCTTCAAGGCGGGGTGCTGACCAGTGGTTTTGCGATCGCCCAGGCACTTCAAGAGCGGTTGAAACCGTTGGATTTGATCCCGCGCACGATTGCCTATTTACAGCGGGAGTCAACCCCAACCGATTCTGACTCGGATCTGATCACCAAACTTCAACAGGGACAATCCCTATTACAGGAGGGCAGGGATCTTCATACCGCACTCAGGGTTCTGTTACCCACCAACCAGTCCAGGACAGGAAATAGGGCGATCTCCCTGGCATTGTTCTGTTTTCTCAGCACTCCCGAAGATATGCGCCTGACTCTGCTCCGTGCCGTCCGTTGCGGTAGCGAGAGCCGAATGGTTTGTGCCCTGACCGGTGCCCTTGCTGGTGCTTACAACAGCGCTGGCGGAATTCCGGTGGAGTGGTCTCTCAGTTTGTCTAAGCCCAGCCAAATTCTGGATTGGCAAATTTCTGGACCAGAGATTTGTTATCTGTCAGAGCGCCTTCTAGCCGCATGGTCAGGAGTTTACGATCCAACCATTTCTTCCCTCAGCCACTCTGCGATCGCCGCTCCTGGGATCATCCGTCCTCGCTAG
- a CDS encoding carbohydrate ABC transporter permease, translating into MYALLGAIAIVMLIPLVWLVSTSLKSPTENIFQFPPQLLPSQPTVQNFVQVWQTNPFGRYLFNSTLVAVLTVCLNLLFCALAAYPLARLSFRGREVTFIAIVCTIMIPFQIVMIPLYVLTVQLGLRNTYLGIIFPAIASAFGIFLLRQAFQGVPKELEEAARMDGCSELGLWWYVMIPSISPALVTLAIFVFIGSWSDFLWPLIVLDRPEYYTLPLGVAQLAGQLNLDWRLVAAGSVISIAPIVLFFVVMQRYVVPTESGSGVKG; encoded by the coding sequence ATGTATGCCCTCCTGGGAGCGATCGCGATCGTCATGCTCATTCCCCTCGTCTGGCTTGTTAGCACATCGTTGAAATCACCCACTGAAAACATTTTTCAGTTCCCGCCACAGCTACTTCCCAGCCAGCCAACCGTTCAGAATTTTGTTCAGGTTTGGCAAACGAATCCGTTTGGGCGCTACTTGTTCAACAGTACCCTGGTGGCAGTGTTAACCGTTTGCTTAAACTTGCTGTTTTGTGCTCTGGCAGCCTATCCCCTGGCAAGACTGAGTTTCCGCGGACGGGAGGTGACTTTTATCGCGATCGTTTGCACCATCATGATTCCGTTTCAGATTGTGATGATTCCGCTGTACGTGCTAACGGTGCAATTGGGGTTGCGCAATACCTATTTAGGGATCATTTTTCCAGCGATCGCTTCTGCATTCGGGATATTTCTGCTCCGACAGGCGTTTCAGGGTGTACCGAAGGAATTGGAAGAAGCCGCCCGAATGGATGGTTGCTCAGAACTGGGACTCTGGTGGTACGTCATGATTCCCTCCATCAGCCCTGCTTTAGTAACTCTGGCAATCTTTGTTTTCATCGGCTCCTGGAGTGACTTTCTCTGGCCCCTGATCGTGCTCGATCGCCCGGAGTATTACACCCTGCCCTTAGGTGTAGCCCAACTTGCTGGACAGCTTAATCTAGACTGGCGTTTAGTTGCTGCTGGCTCGGTGATTTCCATTGCCCCGATCGTTCTGTTCTTTGTTGTAATGCAGCGCTACGTCGTCCCCACCGAATCCGGCAGTGGCGTCAAAGGATGA
- the petA gene encoding cytochrome f: MKKNPLERLMLGTNFARKAILTVAAIAVFLTGSFTFSQAANAYPIFAQQAYSNPREATGRIVCANCHLAAKPTEIEVPQSVLPDTVFEAVVKIPYDAKLQQVQGGTGEKGPLNVGAVLMLPQGFKIAPEDRIPEELKEKVQDLYFQPYSEDQENIVVIGPLPGEQYQEIVFPILSPDPKTDKSIHFGKYAVHVGGNRGRGQVYPNGEKSNNTVYTASAEGTITQITKPEDGGYKVTIQKADGSSVDETIPAGPDLIVSEGQEVKANEALTNNPNVGGFGQHDGEIVLQNPDRIKGLLAFFAIVTLSQIMLVLKKKQIERVQAAEMNF, translated from the coding sequence ATGAAAAAAAATCCTTTAGAGAGATTGATGCTGGGGACTAACTTTGCGAGGAAGGCGATTTTGACTGTCGCTGCGATCGCAGTTTTCCTGACAGGTAGTTTCACCTTTTCCCAAGCCGCTAACGCCTATCCCATTTTTGCGCAGCAGGCTTACAGCAATCCCCGTGAGGCAACGGGACGGATTGTTTGTGCGAACTGTCACCTGGCTGCTAAACCCACTGAAATTGAAGTGCCCCAATCCGTTCTTCCAGACACCGTGTTTGAGGCAGTGGTCAAGATTCCCTACGATGCCAAGCTTCAGCAGGTGCAGGGTGGTACTGGCGAAAAAGGTCCTTTGAATGTAGGGGCTGTGCTGATGTTGCCCCAGGGGTTCAAGATTGCCCCAGAGGACAGAATTCCAGAGGAGTTGAAGGAGAAGGTTCAAGATCTTTACTTCCAACCCTACAGTGAAGACCAGGAAAATATTGTAGTTATCGGTCCTTTACCCGGTGAGCAGTATCAGGAAATTGTTTTTCCCATCCTCTCACCCGATCCAAAGACCGATAAGTCAATTCATTTTGGTAAGTATGCGGTTCATGTCGGCGGTAACCGCGGGCGGGGACAGGTTTACCCAAATGGGGAGAAGAGCAACAATACGGTGTACACTGCATCTGCTGAAGGCACTATTACTCAAATTACTAAGCCTGAGGATGGTGGCTATAAGGTCACGATTCAAAAGGCAGATGGCAGCAGCGTAGATGAAACCATTCCGGCAGGTCCCGATCTGATTGTTTCGGAAGGGCAGGAAGTGAAAGCGAATGAAGCGCTGACCAATAATCCGAACGTGGGTGGTTTTGGTCAGCACGATGGCGAAATTGTGCTTCAAAACCCCGATCGCATCAAAGGTCTGCTGGCGTTCTTTGCGATCGTCACGCTTTCCCAAATCATGCTGGTGCTGAAGAAGAAGCAGATCGAGCGTGTTCAGGCAGCCGAAATGAACTTCTAA
- a CDS encoding DNA-binding protein, producing MVKDLTVSPLDRQNILNNAYALEKLEEYLGLGGTLYEGEVLFTKQQLVEIFGVSGSTIEKYLASHGDELSANGYTVLRGRKLRSFKALMDVSVIDYGNKTPALGVFTFRAVLNLAMVLVESDRARVIRSRILDIVIDVMAERAGGHTKYINQRDCNYLPAAYQEFSYRREFADALNSYLEMGKVKYAIYTNRVYQIVFREKAQEYKQVLRLNKKDSACDTMYAEVLMAIASLENGLAAEMKAQSEQLDRKLLPSEVDVLFEAAEANPFLKPIIEDARVKMASRDLGFRDALHQKLEAYIQSVPESDFERFLGETSRSLEEQLSDPEILAVFKRLKDR from the coding sequence ATGGTAAAAGATTTAACCGTATCGCCTCTAGATCGGCAGAATATCCTCAACAACGCTTATGCGCTAGAGAAGCTAGAGGAGTACCTTGGCTTAGGTGGCACGCTTTACGAAGGTGAAGTGCTGTTTACGAAGCAGCAACTTGTTGAGATATTTGGGGTAAGTGGGAGCACGATCGAAAAATATCTAGCTAGCCACGGCGATGAACTGAGCGCCAATGGCTATACTGTCCTGCGCGGGCGGAAACTCCGCTCCTTCAAGGCTTTGATGGATGTCTCCGTAATTGATTACGGTAACAAAACACCTGCCTTAGGTGTGTTTACGTTTCGGGCTGTGCTGAACTTGGCAATGGTATTGGTAGAGAGCGATCGCGCCCGTGTGATACGTTCCCGCATTCTCGATATAGTCATTGATGTGATGGCAGAGCGAGCTGGAGGTCACACCAAATACATTAACCAGCGAGATTGTAACTATCTACCTGCTGCTTACCAAGAGTTCAGTTACCGCAGAGAATTTGCTGATGCTCTTAATAGTTATCTGGAGATGGGTAAGGTCAAGTATGCCATTTACACTAACAGGGTGTACCAGATTGTCTTTCGGGAAAAAGCTCAGGAATATAAGCAAGTCTTGAGGCTAAACAAAAAAGATAGCGCCTGTGACACAATGTACGCTGAGGTCTTAATGGCTATTGCCAGCCTCGAAAATGGTTTAGCAGCAGAGATGAAGGCTCAATCTGAGCAACTAGACCGAAAGTTACTTCCTTCTGAGGTAGACGTATTATTTGAAGCGGCTGAAGCAAACCCTTTCTTAAAGCCCATTATTGAAGATGCCCGAGTCAAAATGGCAAGCCGTGATTTAGGATTTCGAGATGCTCTGCACCAGAAGCTAGAAGCTTATATTCAAAGTGTTCCAGAAAGTGACTTTGAACGATTCTTGGGAGAGACCAGTCGTTCGCTGGAGGAACAGCTCTCAGATCCTGAAATCTTGGCTGTATTTAAGCGATTAAAGGATCGCTAG
- the petC gene encoding cytochrome b6-f complex iron-sulfur subunit produces MSAISLASHNAGDHVLAQGLKGDPTYIVVNEDKSLADFGINAVCTHLGCVVPWNGSENKFICPCHGSQYDTNGKVVRGPAPLSLALAHAKTEENKITFTPWTETDFRTGEDPWWA; encoded by the coding sequence TTGTCAGCGATTTCCCTGGCAAGTCATAATGCCGGGGATCATGTTCTTGCACAAGGCTTAAAGGGTGACCCCACCTACATTGTGGTGAATGAAGATAAGTCCCTCGCTGATTTTGGTATCAATGCAGTTTGTACTCACCTGGGTTGTGTCGTGCCCTGGAACGGTAGCGAAAACAAATTTATTTGCCCGTGCCACGGTTCGCAATATGACACCAATGGCAAGGTTGTTCGAGGTCCAGCCCCCCTCTCTTTAGCGCTGGCGCATGCCAAGACGGAAGAGAACAAAATTACCTTCACTCCCTGGACCGAAACCGATTTCCGCACAGGTGAAGATCCCTGGTGGGCTTAG
- a CDS encoding DUF3067 family protein, which translates to MMNGRDLRQILLNKWGRSYDIQLRRTQGKIFVLVMWKYLEQASFPLSEGEYLLHLDAIANYLHEWGSTEQVQTFIQQTRDRPRLGKAVSIPLDLGERGTEWMLEDF; encoded by the coding sequence ATGATGAACGGACGGGATTTGCGCCAGATTTTGCTGAATAAGTGGGGACGCTCCTATGACATTCAACTCCGGCGAACTCAGGGCAAAATTTTTGTTCTCGTGATGTGGAAGTATCTGGAGCAGGCTTCCTTTCCCTTGTCAGAGGGTGAATACCTCCTGCACCTGGATGCGATCGCCAATTACCTCCATGAATGGGGCAGTACCGAACAGGTGCAGACATTTATTCAACAAACCCGCGATCGTCCCCGGTTAGGCAAAGCAGTCAGTATTCCCCTGGATCTGGGTGAGCGGGGGACTGAATGGATGCTGGAAGATTTTTAG
- a CDS encoding type II toxin-antitoxin system death-on-curing family toxin: MEETFFYFDIQHAVEVHDWIIENSGGLPGINNLGLLESALQHIQNELYYPELHHKLTHLVFAINKFHAFTDGNKRSSIALGAYLLELNGYEFVIKKFVLEMENISVWLAENKISKELLGELIESLLFEEDFSEELKLKLAHTLMQDGSTND, translated from the coding sequence ATGGAGGAAACATTTTTCTACTTCGATATTCAGCATGCAGTTGAGGTTCACGACTGGATTATTGAGAATTCGGGAGGACTGCCGGGAATTAATAATCTGGGGCTGTTGGAAAGCGCCCTACAGCATATTCAAAACGAGCTTTATTATCCTGAACTACACCATAAGCTGACCCATCTTGTCTTTGCCATCAATAAGTTCCATGCATTCACCGATGGTAATAAGCGTTCTAGTATTGCGCTGGGTGCTTACCTGTTAGAGCTAAACGGCTATGAATTTGTAATCAAGAAATTTGTGCTTGAGATGGAGAATATTTCGGTTTGGCTGGCAGAGAACAAAATTTCAAAAGAGCTTTTGGGGGAACTAATCGAGTCTCTCCTTTTTGAGGAGGATTTTAGCGAGGAACTGAAGTTAAAACTAGCTCATACTTTAATGCAAGACGGCAGTACTAATGATTAA
- a CDS encoding Rieske (2Fe-2S) protein encodes MAQLSGSSDVPDMGRRQFMNLLMVGTGMTTVLGALYPVVKYFIPPSTGGSSGGVTAKDALGNDVLVSDFPGKS; translated from the coding sequence ATGGCACAACTCTCCGGATCTTCAGATGTCCCTGATATGGGGCGTCGCCAATTTATGAACCTGTTGATGGTTGGCACGGGAATGACCACCGTACTGGGTGCCTTGTATCCAGTCGTGAAGTATTTTATTCCCCCTTCAACCGGTGGCAGTAGCGGTGGTGTAACCGCCAAGGATGCCCTTGGCAACGATGTTCTTGTCAGCGATTTCCCTGGCAAGTCATAA
- a CDS encoding HD family phosphohydrolase yields the protein MKRLRQLVQQFERPRLPHAGQRIQLEMIVQRLPKSGRLTSSKARSCFISVLAVISLTSALGHRFYNTPKLDVRKASPQTVYAPETITIEDRKATEEKQKAARTSAISVLMLDQSVNAQIRETIHRQIDQGNELRRLAGPFPFTKTSLLSLQTQGYLRKASEADWQKILSIADPTASLSQLENRSGANNLRISKLPDGNQRRALTELLAYPQAADSKDYLALLQAIEQARSQYISTLSSLSQATSPNAKSGFDASLLDLTDSEWKQAQPKIPAIAERVLAQGISEGLTESILENAVKLQVKGVVPTAAEPVAVRLLLSSLQPNLIQDTEQTRLRAEQAAQQVTPEMVSIRQGDVIVRAGEEITTGDFALLDHFGLSRRGINWSSLIGFGVVVAGAVIVYGVVERRFHPGMRRRDRVLIWLLSLSTPLLIALHVPSTNLPAVGLLVGSFYGSPLGLAVSGLLALLLPIGMNLPLSHLLSSATSGLLCGWMAGQLRSREELALLGTAAGILQGGLYLLLNVASGMVWYTLLGSAAIHALLGLAWSIVAIGGSAHLEQLFDLVTTIRLVELANPNRPLLKDLAAKTPGTFQHTLFVATLAEAAARALGCNVELVRTGTLYHDIGKMHDPQGFIENQMGGPNKHDLINDPWKSAEIIKKHVSEGLVMARKYRLPKAVQAFIPEHQGTMLIAYFYHQAQQLVQQVSEPTRKIPALEESDFRYDGPAPQSRETGIVMLADSCEAALRSLKDATAEEALSMINKILRARWQDKQLVDSGLTREDLGRIAAIFVEVWQQFNQPADCLSQGNQQSSVAPSARAKPDGSQEVKERLTLNALNLAAHKNFSRQS from the coding sequence ATGAAACGGCTTCGGCAATTGGTGCAGCAGTTCGAGCGACCTCGCCTGCCCCATGCAGGGCAGCGAATTCAGTTAGAAATGATTGTGCAACGGCTTCCCAAGTCTGGACGGTTGACTTCCAGCAAAGCACGATCGTGCTTCATTTCGGTTTTGGCTGTCATATCCTTGACCAGCGCTTTAGGCCATCGGTTTTATAACACTCCCAAACTCGATGTGAGAAAGGCATCCCCTCAAACAGTTTATGCCCCAGAAACCATCACGATTGAAGACAGGAAGGCAACTGAGGAGAAACAGAAAGCAGCTCGCACCAGTGCTATTTCTGTGCTGATGCTCGATCAGTCGGTGAATGCTCAAATTCGAGAAACAATTCATCGTCAGATAGACCAGGGTAATGAGTTGAGACGGTTAGCTGGACCGTTTCCTTTTACCAAAACAAGTCTTCTGTCGCTGCAAACTCAGGGCTATTTGCGCAAAGCGAGCGAGGCGGATTGGCAGAAAATTCTGAGCATTGCTGACCCCACTGCTTCTTTGTCGCAATTGGAAAACCGCTCTGGGGCTAATAATTTAAGGATATCGAAACTGCCAGATGGCAATCAAAGGCGTGCCTTAACGGAACTGTTAGCCTATCCGCAAGCGGCGGACTCAAAAGATTATCTTGCCCTTTTACAGGCGATCGAACAGGCGCGTTCCCAATACATATCAACGCTCAGTTCCTTGTCCCAAGCGACTTCTCCGAATGCCAAATCGGGTTTCGATGCTTCCCTACTAGACCTGACGGATTCTGAGTGGAAACAAGCCCAACCCAAAATTCCAGCCATTGCCGAACGTGTTCTGGCACAGGGGATTTCTGAAGGGCTAACTGAATCGATTCTGGAAAACGCGGTTAAACTCCAGGTCAAAGGGGTTGTACCGACGGCGGCTGAACCTGTGGCAGTTCGCCTATTGCTGAGTTCGCTGCAACCCAATTTGATTCAGGATACCGAGCAGACACGCCTGCGGGCAGAACAAGCCGCCCAACAGGTCACGCCAGAGATGGTCAGCATCCGCCAAGGGGATGTGATTGTGCGGGCTGGGGAAGAAATTACGACGGGCGATTTTGCTCTGCTGGATCACTTTGGGCTGAGCCGGAGAGGTATCAACTGGTCAAGTTTGATAGGGTTTGGGGTGGTGGTGGCGGGTGCTGTCATCGTTTATGGAGTGGTTGAACGGCGATTTCATCCAGGAATGCGTCGCCGCGATCGTGTTCTGATCTGGTTACTGAGCCTGAGTACCCCGCTGCTGATTGCATTGCATGTCCCTTCGACCAATTTGCCCGCAGTGGGGTTGCTGGTGGGTAGTTTTTATGGTTCGCCTTTAGGACTGGCAGTGTCTGGGCTGCTGGCGTTGCTCCTGCCAATTGGGATGAACCTGCCCCTGAGCCATCTGCTCTCCAGTGCTACCAGTGGTTTACTGTGTGGCTGGATGGCAGGCCAGTTGCGATCGCGGGAAGAACTTGCCCTGTTGGGTACCGCTGCCGGGATTCTTCAGGGGGGGCTTTACCTGTTGCTGAATGTTGCTTCGGGTATGGTCTGGTACACGCTGCTTGGCTCAGCCGCCATTCATGCATTGTTGGGGCTTGCCTGGAGCATTGTGGCGATCGGAGGGAGTGCCCATTTAGAACAATTGTTTGACCTGGTAACCACCATTCGCCTGGTGGAGTTAGCCAATCCGAACCGCCCCCTGCTAAAAGATCTGGCAGCAAAAACACCGGGCACCTTCCAGCACACCCTGTTCGTTGCAACGCTGGCGGAAGCAGCAGCACGGGCACTTGGCTGTAATGTGGAACTGGTTCGCACCGGAACGCTCTATCACGATATTGGCAAAATGCACGACCCCCAGGGTTTTATTGAGAACCAGATGGGAGGACCGAACAAGCATGACCTGATCAACGACCCCTGGAAAAGTGCGGAGATTATCAAAAAGCATGTCAGTGAAGGATTGGTCATGGCACGCAAGTATCGCTTACCAAAAGCTGTCCAGGCATTCATCCCAGAGCACCAGGGAACAATGTTAATTGCCTACTTCTATCACCAGGCGCAACAGTTGGTGCAGCAAGTGTCTGAGCCAACCCGCAAAATTCCTGCCTTGGAAGAAAGCGACTTTCGGTATGATGGTCCGGCTCCCCAATCGCGGGAAACGGGAATTGTAATGCTGGCAGACTCCTGTGAAGCGGCACTGCGATCGCTCAAAGATGCGACTGCCGAAGAAGCCCTGTCGATGATCAACAAAATCCTGCGTGCTCGCTGGCAGGACAAACAGTTGGTTGATTCTGGGTTAACCCGCGAGGACCTCGGTAGAATTGCCGCGATCTTTGTCGAAGTCTGGCAACAGTTTAACCAGCCAGCGGATTGCTTATCCCAAGGTAATCAGCAGTCCTCAGTCGCTCCGTCAGCAAGGGCAAAGCCAGACGGTAGTCAGGAAGTGAAAGAACGACTAACCCTCAACGCCTTAAATCTTGCAGCGCATAAGAACTTCTCAAGGCAGTCTTAA